Proteins encoded in a region of the Homo sapiens chromosome 20, GRCh38.p14 Primary Assembly genome:
- the OTOR gene encoding otoraplin precursor translates to MARILLLFLPGLVAVCAVHGIFMDRLASKKLCADDECVYTISLASAQEDYNAPDCRFINVKKGQQIYVYSKLVKENGAGEFWAGSVYGDGQDEMGVVGYFPRNLVKEQRVYQEATKEVPTTDIDFFCE, encoded by the exons atgGCAAGAATATTGTTACTTTTCCTCCCGGGTCTTGTGGCTGTATGTGCTGTGCATGGAATATTTATGGACCGTCTAGCTTCCAAGAAGCTCTGTGCAGATGATGAGTGTGTCT atacTATTTCTCTGGCTAGTGCTCAAGAAGATTATAATGCCCCGGACTGTAGATTCATTAACGTTAAAAAAGGGCAGCAGATCTATGTGTACTCAAAGCTGGTAAAAGAAAATGGAGCTGGAGAATTTTGGGCTGGCAGT GTTTATGGTGATGGCCAGGACGAGATGGGAGTCGTGGGTTATTTCCCCAGGAACTTGGTCAAGGAACAGCGTGTGTACCAGGAAGCTACCAAGGAAGTTCCCACCACG gatATTGACTTCTTCTGCGAGTAA
- the OTOR gene encoding otoraplin isoform X1, with translation MARILLLFLPGLVAVCAVHGIFMDRLASKKLCADDECVYTISLASAQEDYNAPDCRFINVKKGQQIYVYSKLVKENGAGEFWAGSVYGDGQDEMGVVGYFPRNLVKEQRVYQEATKEVPTTVSISKVTRQGLRSWGNVGRC, from the exons atgGCAAGAATATTGTTACTTTTCCTCCCGGGTCTTGTGGCTGTATGTGCTGTGCATGGAATATTTATGGACCGTCTAGCTTCCAAGAAGCTCTGTGCAGATGATGAGTGTGTCT atacTATTTCTCTGGCTAGTGCTCAAGAAGATTATAATGCCCCGGACTGTAGATTCATTAACGTTAAAAAAGGGCAGCAGATCTATGTGTACTCAAAGCTGGTAAAAGAAAATGGAGCTGGAGAATTTTGGGCTGGCAGT GTTTATGGTGATGGCCAGGACGAGATGGGAGTCGTGGGTTATTTCCCCAGGAACTTGGTCAAGGAACAGCGTGTGTACCAGGAAGCTACCAAGGAAGTTCCCACCACGGTAAGCATCTCAAAAGTGACTAGACAAGGACTCAGATCTTGGGGCAATGTAGGCCGGTGTTAA